Proteins from a genomic interval of Streptomyces fodineus:
- a CDS encoding non-ribosomal peptide synthetase, which yields MGTRVEADREFWSRVLTAGGVTTVPRWVREPVAGAAEHEMPVPDDVTEAVHSLVRHRGVPVSALMLAAHVKVLAVLSAEPDVVTGYTTGVRGEPLPCRAAVPPGSWQTLLSAAQHAEAEVLAHREFPVEKLRRELGPTEPPYEVVFGPIGADEAHADDGVLHVRWSERGGRLMLRLRYRTDVLDAEAAARIGGYHLTALRLMTEDPDADHTRQSLLSAEEEREQLEGLAGPRRRLPDARVHELFEQRVRAHPQAVAVVHGEHEWTYGELDRRANRLARALLARGLGREDVVAVVTERNLDWPAAVLAVFKAGGVYLPIEPHFPAGRIAAMLSRAGCRLVLTESGSTHTLDQALATLPAVEKLPVDTAYAEPHADDDLGVRVDPGQLAYIYFTSGSTGEPKGAMCEHAGMLNHLHAKIDDLAIGEGCVVAQTAPQCFDISLWQLMAPLLAGGRTLLVEQDVITDVERFVDTLERGRVGVAQVVPSYLEVVVSYLEQHPRTLPDLRCVSVTGEALKRELVQRWFAVQPGIALLNAYGLTETSDDTNHEVLQEVPDRVLLGRPVNNVRVYVVDEQLSLVPLGAPGLIAFSGVCVGRGYVNDPERTREAYRTDLYRPGERLYLGGDWGRWHPGGKLEFLGRRDSQVKIRGFRIEIGEIENSLLRVDGVRDGAVVVAERSGGGKQLIAFYCGSRRQPEALREALGAALPAYMVPSAFHWQDSLPLTANGKIDRKALTGLAEASAPEREPGDDTGPLGPTERRLAAAWAELLGVPEQQIGRTDHFFDSGGTSLTAVRLTLALDRVVSLKDITRHPVLADLAALIDGTAGQRPELLLPLSDGSGVPECALVCFPYAGGNAVNYQPMASALAAGGVAVLAVDLPGHNLAAHPEPFASIEQVAEQVAAEITARGLTRVMLWGHSSGAAPAMETARRLERRGVRVTRVFLGAHLLGTAADRHTAIGELTNRTDAEIAARLAADGGYTELAELNERHAEHIGAAYRHDCVCAHRYFREALEAPPPVRLSAPVTVVVAADDPYTAGYADHHRDWLLLAEHVDLHELADGGHHFLRTRPAEAAQAVLGTVVPLASS from the coding sequence ATGGGAACGCGCGTGGAAGCGGACCGGGAGTTCTGGAGCCGGGTACTGACCGCCGGCGGTGTCACCACGGTGCCACGGTGGGTTCGGGAGCCGGTCGCAGGAGCGGCCGAGCACGAGATGCCCGTCCCGGACGACGTGACGGAGGCGGTGCATTCACTGGTCCGGCACCGGGGAGTGCCGGTGAGCGCGCTGATGCTGGCCGCGCACGTCAAGGTGCTGGCCGTACTGTCCGCCGAGCCGGACGTGGTCACGGGATACACCACCGGGGTGCGCGGCGAACCGCTGCCGTGCCGGGCGGCCGTCCCCCCGGGGTCCTGGCAGACCCTGCTGTCGGCCGCCCAGCACGCCGAGGCGGAGGTACTGGCGCACCGGGAGTTCCCGGTGGAGAAGCTGCGCCGGGAACTGGGACCGACGGAGCCGCCGTACGAGGTCGTGTTCGGTCCCATCGGAGCCGACGAGGCCCACGCCGACGACGGTGTGCTGCACGTGCGCTGGTCCGAGCGGGGCGGGCGGCTGATGCTGCGCCTGCGGTACCGCACGGACGTACTGGACGCCGAGGCCGCGGCGCGTATCGGCGGCTACCACCTGACGGCGCTGCGGCTGATGACGGAGGATCCGGACGCCGACCACACACGACAGAGTCTGCTGTCGGCCGAGGAGGAACGCGAGCAGCTGGAGGGCCTGGCCGGGCCCCGCCGGCGGCTGCCGGACGCGCGAGTACACGAACTGTTCGAGCAGCGGGTGCGGGCGCATCCGCAGGCCGTGGCGGTCGTACACGGCGAGCACGAGTGGACGTACGGCGAGCTCGACCGGCGCGCGAACAGGCTGGCGCGGGCGCTGCTGGCGAGGGGCCTGGGCCGGGAGGACGTGGTCGCCGTCGTCACCGAGCGCAACCTCGACTGGCCGGCGGCGGTGCTGGCGGTGTTCAAGGCGGGCGGCGTATACCTGCCGATCGAGCCGCACTTCCCGGCCGGCCGTATCGCGGCGATGCTGTCGCGAGCGGGATGCCGGCTGGTCCTGACCGAATCCGGCAGCACCCACACCCTCGACCAGGCGCTGGCCACCCTGCCGGCCGTCGAGAAGCTGCCGGTCGACACGGCGTACGCCGAACCGCACGCCGACGACGACCTCGGCGTTCGGGTCGACCCCGGCCAACTCGCCTACATCTACTTCACGTCCGGCTCCACCGGCGAGCCGAAGGGGGCGATGTGCGAGCACGCGGGCATGCTCAACCATCTCCACGCCAAGATCGACGACCTGGCGATCGGCGAGGGATGCGTGGTGGCGCAGACGGCCCCGCAGTGCTTCGACATCTCCCTGTGGCAGCTCATGGCCCCGCTGCTGGCCGGCGGGCGGACCCTGCTGGTCGAGCAGGACGTGATCACGGACGTGGAGCGGTTCGTCGACACACTGGAGCGCGGCCGGGTCGGCGTGGCGCAGGTCGTGCCGTCCTATCTCGAGGTCGTGGTCTCGTATCTGGAGCAGCACCCGCGTACGCTGCCGGACCTGCGGTGTGTGTCGGTGACCGGCGAGGCACTCAAACGGGAGCTGGTCCAGCGCTGGTTCGCGGTCCAGCCGGGCATCGCGCTGCTCAACGCCTACGGCCTGACGGAGACCTCGGACGACACCAACCACGAGGTCCTTCAGGAGGTACCCGACCGGGTGCTGCTCGGGCGGCCCGTCAACAACGTGCGCGTCTACGTCGTCGACGAGCAGCTGTCGTTGGTCCCGCTGGGCGCCCCCGGGCTGATCGCGTTCTCCGGTGTCTGCGTCGGCCGGGGGTACGTCAACGACCCCGAGCGGACCCGGGAGGCGTACCGGACGGACCTGTACCGGCCCGGTGAACGGCTCTACCTGGGCGGGGACTGGGGGCGCTGGCACCCGGGCGGCAAGCTGGAGTTCCTCGGCCGCCGGGACAGCCAGGTCAAGATCCGCGGCTTCCGGATCGAGATCGGCGAGATCGAGAACTCCCTGCTGCGGGTGGACGGAGTACGGGACGGCGCGGTGGTCGTCGCCGAGCGGTCCGGCGGCGGCAAGCAGCTGATCGCCTTCTACTGCGGCAGCCGGCGGCAGCCGGAGGCCCTGCGCGAGGCCCTCGGCGCGGCGCTGCCCGCCTACATGGTCCCGTCGGCCTTCCACTGGCAGGACAGCCTTCCGCTGACCGCCAACGGCAAGATCGACCGAAAGGCCCTGACCGGACTGGCCGAAGCGTCGGCACCGGAAAGGGAACCGGGGGACGACACCGGCCCGCTCGGCCCGACCGAGCGGAGGCTGGCCGCGGCCTGGGCCGAACTGCTCGGGGTGCCCGAGCAGCAGATCGGCCGCACGGACCACTTCTTCGACTCCGGTGGCACCTCCCTGACCGCGGTCAGACTCACCCTCGCGCTCGACCGCGTGGTGTCCCTGAAGGACATCACCCGGCACCCGGTGCTCGCCGACCTGGCCGCCCTCATCGACGGCACGGCCGGGCAGCGCCCGGAGCTGCTGCTGCCCCTGTCGGACGGCAGCGGTGTGCCGGAGTGCGCGCTGGTGTGCTTCCCCTACGCGGGCGGCAACGCGGTCAACTACCAGCCGATGGCGAGCGCGCTGGCCGCCGGCGGAGTGGCGGTCCTCGCCGTGGACCTCCCCGGTCACAACCTGGCCGCACACCCCGAGCCGTTCGCGTCGATCGAGCAGGTGGCCGAGCAGGTCGCCGCCGAGATCACCGCGCGGGGCCTGACCCGGGTCATGCTGTGGGGTCATTCCTCGGGGGCCGCGCCGGCCATGGAGACGGCCAGGAGGCTTGAGCGGCGCGGCGTGCGCGTGACACGGGTGTTCCTCGGAGCGCACCTGCTCGGCACGGCCGCCGACCGGCACACCGCCATCGGTGAACTGACGAACCGTACCGACGCCGAGATCGCGGCGCGGCTGGCCGCGGACGGCGGCTACACGGAACTGGCGGAGCTGAACGAGCGGCACGCCGAACACATCGGTGCGGCCTACCGGCACGACTGTGTCTGTGCCCACCGCTACTTCCGCGAGGCCCTCGAAGCGCCGCCGCCGGTGCGGCTGTCCGCGCCGGTCACGGTGGTCGTCGCCGCCGACGACCCGTACACCGCCGGATACGCCGACCACCACCGGGACTGGCTGCTCCTGGCCGAACACGTCGATCTGCACGAACTCGCGGACGGGGGCCACCACTTCCTTCGCACCCGTCCGGCCGAGGCGGCACAGGCCGTCCTGGGCACCGTCGTACCACTTGCCTCCTCCTGA
- a CDS encoding TauD/TfdA family dioxygenase, giving the protein MPFSSLASALDVELRPDRPALLHVDPLDDAPSWAAEYREALRAQVTEHGALIVRGLGLRDIDQVGAVFARLTGGLMTEREAFAPRQAHLPGLYASTTWPANQPMCMHHELSYPLQVPGLMLFACLTAPEQGGATAVADAEEVLRALPTGLTERFGREGWVLTRTYNDEIGASLVESFGTGDRAEIERYCRANAIDFTWQSDGTLRTEQRRSAVVRHPLTGRRCWFNQIAFLNEWTLAPEVREYLVDVYGQDALPFNTRYGDGSPIGEDVVRLINSAYEAHTRREPWQAGDLLLVDNIRTAHSREAFTGERQVLVGMAEPLRPADHTSTPEASER; this is encoded by the coding sequence ATGCCGTTCTCATCCCTGGCATCAGCGCTCGACGTGGAGCTGAGACCGGACAGGCCGGCGCTGCTGCACGTCGATCCCCTCGACGACGCCCCGAGCTGGGCGGCCGAGTACCGCGAGGCGCTGCGCGCGCAGGTCACCGAGCACGGGGCGTTGATCGTCCGTGGCCTCGGGCTGCGGGACATCGACCAGGTCGGTGCCGTCTTCGCGCGTCTGACCGGCGGTCTGATGACGGAGAGGGAGGCCTTCGCCCCCCGTCAGGCCCACCTGCCCGGGCTGTACGCGTCCACGACCTGGCCCGCCAACCAGCCCATGTGCATGCACCACGAGCTCAGTTACCCGCTTCAGGTGCCCGGCCTGATGCTGTTCGCCTGCCTGACCGCACCCGAGCAGGGCGGGGCGACGGCGGTGGCCGATGCCGAAGAGGTGCTGCGGGCGCTGCCCACCGGACTCACCGAACGGTTCGGGCGGGAGGGCTGGGTACTGACCCGCACCTACAACGACGAGATCGGGGCCAGCCTGGTGGAGTCGTTCGGCACCGGCGACCGCGCCGAGATCGAGCGCTACTGCCGGGCCAACGCCATCGACTTCACCTGGCAGTCCGACGGGACACTGCGCACCGAGCAGCGCCGCAGCGCCGTCGTCCGGCACCCGCTCACCGGCCGGCGCTGCTGGTTCAACCAGATCGCCTTCCTCAACGAATGGACACTGGCCCCGGAGGTGCGCGAGTACCTGGTGGACGTCTACGGCCAGGACGCACTGCCCTTCAACACCCGCTACGGCGACGGCAGCCCGATCGGCGAGGACGTCGTCCGGCTGATCAATTCCGCCTACGAGGCACACACCCGGCGCGAACCCTGGCAGGCCGGCGACCTGCTGCTCGTGGACAACATCCGCACCGCGCACAGCAGGGAGGCCTTCACCGGAGAGCGGCAGGTACTGGTGGGCATGGCCGAGCCCCTTCGGCCGGCCGACCACACGTCGACCCCGGAGGCGAGCGAGCGATGA